One Fontisphaera persica DNA window includes the following coding sequences:
- a CDS encoding CvpA family protein: protein MPSSLPFGWFDALVVIMVVIGVLRGRRRGMSQELLDFFMWVGMVCGGAYVCRQAAPYLVKWTGLSQLTAHLLGYLGTAVVVWFVFMLLKNALRDKLAGSDFFGRLEYPLGMLAGIIRFLCILVILAALVNAKFQTEEQKAQARKDQERELGSSFFPTLGDIQDGIFKKSFSGALLAKHAPQLLIPPCKSEGEDLRTKEGLGRQRERELDKIMGK from the coding sequence ATGCCCAGCAGTTTGCCCTTCGGTTGGTTTGATGCCCTGGTGGTCATCATGGTGGTCATTGGTGTGTTGCGCGGCCGCCGCCGCGGGATGTCCCAGGAATTATTGGATTTCTTCATGTGGGTGGGGATGGTATGCGGCGGCGCCTATGTGTGCCGCCAGGCCGCCCCTTATCTGGTGAAGTGGACGGGGCTGAGCCAGCTTACCGCGCATTTGCTGGGGTATCTGGGCACGGCGGTGGTAGTGTGGTTCGTCTTCATGCTCCTGAAAAATGCCCTGCGCGACAAACTGGCCGGCAGCGACTTCTTCGGGCGGCTCGAGTATCCGCTGGGCATGTTGGCAGGCATCATTCGTTTTCTGTGCATCCTGGTGATATTGGCGGCGCTGGTGAATGCCAAGTTTCAAACCGAGGAACAAAAAGCCCAGGCGCGCAAGGACCAGGAGCGTGAGCTGGGCAGCAGTTTTTTCCCCACCTTGGGAGACATCCAGGACGGCATTTTCAAAAAATCCTTCAGTGGCGCCCTCTTGGCCAAGCACGCCCCTCAATTGCTCATCCCGCCCTGCAAGAGTGAGGGTGAGGATTTGCGGACCAAGGAAGGACTGGGTCGGCAGCGTGAGCGTGAACTGGACAAAATCATGGGCAAGTGA
- a CDS encoding CvpA family protein, with translation MMLLAAAGGSASPSTEMSGAWFDVLTVVVLGWGIFRGRKRGMSEELLSLFQILTILVVCGMYHRPVGNWFAQTAGVTHLFAYMFVYVAMLIIILSLFTATRRAVGEKLVSSDLFGRMEYILGMLAGMIRYAGYLVVALALLNAPVYTREEIQAQVDAQLRNLGSHFFPTPGQLQESIFKKSFCGQWVRRNLELLLIRPTPTTDAVSNGGKRPTLKELKEQELKKATEK, from the coding sequence ATGATGCTATTGGCAGCAGCAGGCGGGTCGGCCAGCCCCAGTACGGAAATGTCCGGGGCGTGGTTTGACGTGCTGACGGTGGTGGTGTTGGGATGGGGCATCTTTCGTGGGCGCAAGCGGGGGATGTCGGAGGAATTGTTATCCCTTTTCCAGATTCTGACCATCCTGGTGGTTTGCGGCATGTACCATCGGCCAGTGGGCAACTGGTTTGCGCAAACGGCGGGGGTCACGCATTTGTTTGCGTATATGTTTGTGTATGTGGCCATGCTAATCATCATCCTCTCCCTATTTACCGCCACCCGGCGGGCGGTGGGGGAGAAACTGGTGAGCAGCGATTTGTTTGGGCGGATGGAATACATTCTGGGAATGCTGGCGGGGATGATTCGCTATGCCGGGTATCTGGTGGTGGCACTGGCCCTGCTCAACGCGCCGGTGTACACCCGGGAGGAGATTCAGGCGCAGGTGGACGCCCAGCTTCGTAATTTGGGGAGTCATTTTTTTCCCACGCCCGGGCAGTTGCAGGAATCCATCTTCAAAAAAAGCTTTTGCGGGCAGTGGGTGCGGCGTAATCTGGAGCTGCTCTTGATTCGGCCCACGCCCACGACGGACGCGGTGTCCAACGGCGGGAAGCGCCCGACCTTGAAGGAACTCAAAGAGCAAGAGCTCAAAAAAGCCACAGAAAAGTAA
- the dnaG gene encoding DNA primase: MGGLISPQVIEQVRAASDIVEVISGYFPLKRAGANFVALCPFHKEKTPSFNVNPQRQIFHCFGCHKGGDVITFVREYENISFLEAVRRLAERANIPLAFENDPHYRQTRQVKDVLLEIHEQLTRRWQQALNQDSRGQAAREYLEKRGVSPEAVQLFRLGYAPEAWDDTVNWARHKGYDMAVMELAGLVVRAEGREHYYDRFRGRLMFPICDEQGRVIGFSGRTLNPEEKTAKYVNSPETPIFTKSRVFYGLDKSRRAIQEARQAVICEGQLDLIACYMAGVRHVVAPQGTAFTGEHARILKRYVEEVVLCFDADTAGQNAAERVADGLLPLGMAVRVAVLPAPHDPDSLVREQGPEALQRVVREAPDYFDYLLDRLCCQYSPGTDKGRLEITRRMATALQKARNEVLLETYAQKTALRFGLNPSVFIQQFRATPVAAMEGLMVEETPAPPEEQPPDVEMRLLQLVMCHDDAAPAWLAAMDLAWITSEPVRRLLAVRRLAGENQTWQGVAGLMTTLEEERLRNLLSAALLDERPMTRPEVEVRDALQQLRNQYLTQQIKLLQAQLSRTDLPPEQMLAAAAECSRLTQLKRQPLVL, translated from the coding sequence GTGGGCGGACTCATTTCACCCCAGGTCATTGAGCAGGTTCGCGCGGCCAGCGACATCGTGGAGGTAATCAGCGGCTATTTTCCGCTGAAGCGGGCGGGGGCGAATTTTGTGGCGTTGTGCCCGTTTCACAAGGAGAAGACACCGAGCTTTAACGTTAATCCTCAGCGTCAAATCTTCCATTGTTTCGGCTGCCACAAAGGGGGTGATGTCATCACTTTTGTGCGGGAGTACGAGAACATCTCCTTCCTGGAAGCCGTGCGGCGGCTGGCTGAGCGGGCGAATATCCCGCTGGCCTTTGAGAACGACCCCCACTACCGCCAGACGCGGCAGGTGAAGGACGTGCTGCTGGAGATTCACGAGCAGTTGACGCGCCGCTGGCAGCAGGCGCTCAACCAGGACAGCCGGGGTCAGGCGGCGCGCGAATACTTGGAAAAACGCGGGGTCAGCCCGGAGGCCGTCCAGCTTTTCCGGCTGGGTTATGCGCCGGAAGCGTGGGATGACACGGTGAATTGGGCGCGCCACAAGGGCTATGACATGGCGGTGATGGAGCTGGCGGGGCTGGTGGTGCGGGCCGAGGGGCGGGAGCATTATTATGACCGGTTTCGGGGGCGGCTGATGTTTCCCATCTGCGATGAACAGGGGCGGGTCATCGGCTTCAGCGGGCGCACGTTGAACCCGGAGGAAAAAACCGCGAAATATGTGAACTCGCCGGAAACGCCCATCTTCACCAAAAGCCGGGTGTTTTACGGGTTGGACAAGAGCCGGCGGGCCATTCAGGAGGCGCGGCAGGCGGTGATTTGCGAGGGGCAGTTGGATTTGATTGCCTGTTACATGGCCGGGGTGCGGCACGTGGTGGCGCCGCAGGGCACGGCCTTCACCGGGGAACATGCGCGCATTCTCAAGCGCTACGTGGAGGAAGTGGTGTTGTGTTTTGATGCGGACACCGCGGGGCAAAACGCGGCCGAGCGCGTGGCCGATGGCTTGTTGCCGCTGGGGATGGCGGTGCGGGTGGCGGTGTTGCCGGCGCCGCATGACCCGGACAGCCTGGTGCGTGAACAAGGCCCCGAGGCGCTGCAGCGAGTGGTGCGCGAGGCGCCGGATTATTTTGATTATCTGCTGGACCGGTTGTGCTGCCAGTACAGTCCGGGCACGGACAAGGGCCGGCTGGAAATCACCCGCCGCATGGCCACGGCGTTGCAGAAGGCGCGCAATGAGGTGTTGCTGGAGACGTACGCGCAGAAGACGGCGTTGCGTTTCGGACTGAATCCCTCGGTGTTCATCCAGCAGTTTCGCGCCACTCCCGTGGCGGCCATGGAGGGGTTGATGGTGGAGGAAACTCCGGCACCGCCGGAGGAACAGCCGCCGGACGTGGAGATGCGGCTGTTGCAACTGGTGATGTGCCATGACGACGCCGCGCCGGCCTGGCTGGCGGCGATGGACCTGGCCTGGATCACTAGCGAGCCGGTGCGGCGGCTGCTGGCAGTGCGGCGGCTGGCGGGGGAAAACCAGACCTGGCAGGGGGTGGCCGGCCTGATGACCACGCTGGAGGAGGAGCGGTTGCGTAATTTGCTGAGCGCCGCGCTGCTGGATGAACGGCCCATGACGCGGCCCGAGGTGGAGGTGCGCGATGCCTTGCAGCAGTTGCGCAATCAATACCTGACCCAGCAAATCAAGCTCCTGCAGGCGCAGTTGAGCCGGACGGATTTGCCGCCCGAGCAGATGCTGGCGGCCGCCGCCGAGTGCAGCCGCCTGACGCAGCTTAAACGGCAGCCGCTGGTCCTCTGA
- a CDS encoding Gfo/Idh/MocA family protein, which translates to MNQPTTRRRFLAGMSLSALALAGSAPQVWTQNAGGPPSRRINLGVIGVANRGGENLRAVGFENIVALCDVDKNNLNAAAQRFPNAQTFQDFRELLEVKDLDAVLISTPDHCHAVIAAAALEKGLHIYCEKPLARTVSEARRITELARQKRKVTQLGTQIHASNNYRRVVELVQSGAIGAVREVHVWVQVVYGGLKMPTEFPPVPPTLNYDLWLGPLEHRPYSPEWVPFKWRNWWAFGGGTLADFGCHYMDLPHWALELSHPRTIEVLEGPPVDAESVPPWLKVRYEHPARGNKPPVTLYWYQGKGQRPARLTEEQYRQWRSGVLFVGEEGEIIANYTNHELWPEQKFANFQRPRPFIKNSIGHHAEWLEAIRNGGTTTCHFDYGGPLTETSLLGNVAYRAQKKLEWNWRELRAANAPEADRFIQHRYRAGWKI; encoded by the coding sequence ATGAATCAGCCGACAACTCGCCGCCGGTTTCTCGCCGGGATGTCTTTAAGCGCGCTGGCGCTGGCCGGCAGCGCGCCGCAAGTGTGGACGCAAAATGCAGGTGGCCCGCCCAGCCGCCGCATCAACCTGGGGGTGATTGGGGTGGCCAATCGCGGGGGCGAAAACCTGCGGGCGGTGGGTTTTGAAAACATCGTGGCCTTGTGCGATGTGGACAAGAACAACCTGAACGCGGCGGCTCAGCGTTTTCCCAACGCCCAAACCTTTCAGGATTTTCGGGAATTGCTGGAGGTGAAGGATTTGGACGCGGTGTTAATCAGCACGCCGGATCACTGCCATGCGGTGATTGCGGCGGCGGCGCTGGAAAAGGGGCTGCATATTTATTGTGAAAAACCGCTGGCGCGCACGGTCAGCGAGGCCCGGCGCATCACGGAGCTGGCGCGGCAGAAGCGCAAAGTCACGCAATTGGGCACGCAAATTCACGCTTCCAACAATTACCGGCGGGTGGTGGAGCTGGTGCAAAGCGGGGCGATTGGGGCGGTGCGGGAGGTGCATGTGTGGGTGCAGGTGGTGTACGGGGGCCTGAAAATGCCCACCGAATTTCCCCCGGTGCCGCCCACGTTGAATTACGATTTATGGCTGGGGCCGCTGGAGCATCGCCCCTACAGCCCGGAGTGGGTGCCGTTCAAGTGGCGCAACTGGTGGGCGTTTGGCGGGGGCACGCTGGCGGATTTTGGGTGTCACTACATGGATTTGCCGCATTGGGCGCTGGAGCTGAGTCATCCCCGGACCATTGAGGTGCTGGAGGGCCCGCCGGTGGATGCGGAATCGGTGCCGCCGTGGCTCAAGGTGCGTTATGAGCATCCGGCCCGCGGCAACAAACCGCCCGTGACGCTCTATTGGTACCAGGGCAAGGGCCAGCGGCCGGCGCGGTTGACCGAGGAGCAATACCGGCAATGGCGCAGCGGGGTGTTGTTTGTGGGCGAGGAGGGCGAGATTATCGCCAACTACACGAATCATGAGCTGTGGCCGGAGCAGAAGTTTGCCAATTTCCAGCGGCCCAGGCCGTTCATCAAGAACTCCATCGGGCATCATGCGGAGTGGCTGGAAGCGATTCGGAATGGGGGGACGACGACTTGTCATTTCGATTACGGCGGGCCGCTGACGGAGACTTCGTTGCTGGGGAATGTGGCGTATCGCGCGCAGAAAAAGCTCGAGTGGAACTGGCGCGAGCTGCGGGCCGCCAATGCACCGGAGGCGGACCGGTTCATCCAGCATCGGTATCGGGCGGGGTGGAAGATTTAG